In Nostoc piscinale CENA21, the genomic stretch ATTTCGTTAGTTACATTTCCCTGGCTGGCGCTGCCTTTATACTGGATTTTAGGCAGAACTAAATTTCATGGCTATGCCGAAGCTTTACGTTCAGTCTTTTCGGAACATCAAAAATTAGTTCGCCAAGCATATAGTGAAATTACTAAATTTCAAGTTGCAGTTCCAGAAAGATTAAAATCACTAGAACTATTAGCAGCAACATTTACAGGCATTTCTTTTACATCGGGAAATGCGGCAGAATTACTCATTGATGGACAGCAAACATATCCAGCGATGTTAAGTGCGATCGCCTCTGCCAAAAACTATATTTTGCTGCAATCTTACATCGTTGATGACGATGAATCAGGTCATGAATTTCAAGCAGCTTTAATTGCAAAAGCACAGCAAGGCATTCGGGTTTATTTTCTCTACGATGAAATTGGTTCTAATAAATTACCGCGCACTTATATCAACTCTCTACGCCAAAATTTTATTCAAGTCAGTGCATTTCATACCACCAAAGGTAGAGGTAATCGTTTCCAGCTTAACTTTCGCAACCATCGCAAAATTTTAGTAGTCGATGGTGAAATTGCATTTACTGGGGGTTTAAATATTGGTAATGATTACGTCGGTAAAAATCGCCGTCTCAGTCCTTGGCGCGACACCCATCTAAAATTGCAAGGGCCGACAGTTCAAAGTCTACAAAGTTCTTTTTTGCAAGATTGGTATTGGGCAAATCGTAAAGTTATCGATGTTAATTGGCAAGTGCAACCCAACTGGGAAGCCAACCAAACAGCATTAATTTTACCCACAGGCCCTGCCGACAAACACAAAGCTTGTCAACTTTTTTTCGTGAATGCTATCAATCAAGCCCAAACTCGTCTGTGGATAGCGACTCCTTATTTTGTTCCAGATGATTCTACCCTCACAGCCTTAAAGTTAGCAGCAATGCGCGGTGTGGATGTCCGCATTATTTTACCAAACCGACCAGATCACTTATTTGTTTATCTTTGTTCCTTTTCTTATTACAACGAAATGAAGCCCATAAATATCAAGTTTTATCGCTACAAACATGGGTTTATGCACCAAAAAATTATCCTCATTGACAATGATTTAGCAGGAGTAGGCACAGTTAACTTGGATAATCGCTCATTCTTTCTCAACTTTGAAGTTATGAGTTTTATGATCAATGCTCAATTTGTCAAGAGCGTTGAGAAAATGCTAAAAACCGATTTAGCGGCTGCTGTCACTGTAGATTTTGCTGAATATGATAGAAAACCTTTGTGGTTCAAGTTAGCTGTGAGAATCTCTCGTTTACTCACCCCCTTGTTGTAAACTCATTTCATAATCTCTTTGCGTCTGTGCGTTTCTGTATGAGACTCAGAATTTGCTCAACTCCAACTTCGGAGAGAAAGAATAAACTTAAGTATTGGGAATTCTCGGAGGGGTTTCAGGGTGGCTTTTGATGAACGTGTAGTAACAGAACAAATTCATCCACAAGATATTTCTTGGCCATTCTGGCCGATTGTGCCACTTTACCCATATAGCAGACGGCGGACAATTCGCAAAGAAGTCATCAAAGACACCATCTGGACTTTTGACCAATTGCAAGGCATTTTTTATGTTGTTGTGCCGATTCGGATGACAGTTGTCAGACTAGATGCTGGTGGTTTATTGGTTTATGCGCCTGTCGCACCAACAAAAGAATGTCTGCAAATGATGCAGGAGTTAGTTGCAGAACATGGTGATGTGAAATATATTATTTTGCCAACTATTTCTGGTATTGAACATAAGGTTTTCGTCGGCCCCTTCGCCAGATGCTTTGCCAATGCACAGGTATTTGTCGCCCCAAATCAATGGAGTTTCCCGCTAAATTTACCCTTGAGTTGGTTGGGTTTACCTGGAAAACGCACTCAAGTATTGCCAGAATATAGTAGTCAAGCGCCTTTTGGTGATGAGTTTGACTATGCAATTTTGAAAACGATTGATTTAGGCCCAGGTAAGTTTACAGAAGTGG encodes the following:
- the cls gene encoding cardiolipin synthase, giving the protein MLVDISILTFFSAATVVVHALGIAHAAHAVMTVRSSRGAIAWSISLVTFPWLALPLYWILGRTKFHGYAEALRSVFSEHQKLVRQAYSEITKFQVAVPERLKSLELLAATFTGISFTSGNAAELLIDGQQTYPAMLSAIASAKNYILLQSYIVDDDESGHEFQAALIAKAQQGIRVYFLYDEIGSNKLPRTYINSLRQNFIQVSAFHTTKGRGNRFQLNFRNHRKILVVDGEIAFTGGLNIGNDYVGKNRRLSPWRDTHLKLQGPTVQSLQSSFLQDWYWANRKVIDVNWQVQPNWEANQTALILPTGPADKHKACQLFFVNAINQAQTRLWIATPYFVPDDSTLTALKLAAMRGVDVRIILPNRPDHLFVYLCSFSYYNEMKPINIKFYRYKHGFMHQKIILIDNDLAGVGTVNLDNRSFFLNFEVMSFMINAQFVKSVEKMLKTDLAAAVTVDFAEYDRKPLWFKLAVRISRLLTPLL